The following nucleotide sequence is from Clostridia bacterium.
TGGGGATGACGTCAAGTCCTCATGGCCCTTATAGGTGGGGCTACACACGTCATACAATGGCTGGTACAAAGGGTTGCCAACCCGCGAGGGGGAGCTAATCCCATAAAGCCAGTCGTAGTCCGGATCGCAGTCTGCAACTCGACTGCGTGAAGTCGGAATCGCTAGTAATCGTGGATCAGAATGTCACGGTGAATACGTTCCCGGGTCTTGTACACACCGCCCGTCACACCATGGGAGCGGGTCTCGCCAGAAGTAGGTAGCCTAACCGCAAGGAGGGCGCTTACCACGGCGGGGTTCGTGACTGGGGTGAAGTCGTAACAAGGTAGCCGTATCGGAAGGTGCGGCTGGATCACCTCCTTTTAGGGAGTAGGTAACACCTACTTTGTCGTGCAATGGTTATAGCAAAAGTACCACTTTTGAACCATTGATTAGGGTCTTTTTGTTTATCTTATTTTTAGACTTACAAACTTAAAACAAAGATTATTCTAACCCGTTAGTTGTTGACTGTCTCTTGCTTTTCTCTCTTTCATAGTTACAGTTTCTGTTAAGTTCCCCTTAACGAAACATAATCAACACCCCGTATTCCCTATGTGGTGTTTTTTTTATGCCTTTTTACCGCTTTATGCGGTCTTTTTTTATATTTATCGTTATACTTTTTATTTATATCGTTATTAGAGTAGAATAATATAATATTTGTTAATTTATTTATTAATATTTATTAAGAAAATATTTTTTGTATTTAGTCTTGATTTTTATATATTTATATAGTAAACTAATGTTAAACAAATGAAGATTTTGTTTACATTTTTATCGAGGAGGCATCTATGAATAGTTTTCAAATTAGGAAAGAAGCGAGGACGGCTTTGAAAGGTAACTGGGTAAACGCTCTATTAGTATGTCTAATTATGGCGTCGTTTGCTTTCATTATGGGGGTAATCTACGACTTGTCTACCATGGGTATACAAAATGAACTGCTAGACTTACTAGAAAGACAAGGCGCTAATCAGATAACCGATGAAGTTTATTTAGATTTGTACCAAAGTCTTAACGCTAAACTTATACTACTTAACGTATTTAATATTTTGGCTACCATAGCCGGACTATTATTTGGGCTTGCTAACGCCAATTACTTTTTAAGACTTGCCGAAACAAATAATGGCAGATTTGACGTTTTTACAAGTTATTTTAAATATGTTTGGCGTAGCTTTTGTTTATATCTATTAATGACGGTTAAAATTTGCCTTTGGTCTTTGTTATTAGTTATACCCGGCATAATCAAGAGTTTTTCTTATTCGATGGCGCCATATATCAAGGCGGATAATTTAGATTTGTCGGCAGCTGAGTGT
It contains:
- a CDS encoding DUF975 family protein; the encoded protein is MNSFQIRKEARTALKGNWVNALLVCLIMASFAFIMGVIYDLSTMGIQNELLDLLERQGANQITDEVYLDLYQSLNAKLILLNVFNILATIAGLLFGLANANYFLRLAETNNGRFDVFTSYFKYVWRSFCLYLLMTVKICLWSLLLVIPGIIKSFSYSMAPYIKADNLDLSAAECIDRSKNMMKGQKGALFGLGFSFIGWILLTALVYTAITMVLRMVLGLTEVTTTRIQPSSITALSAMLSIPLTAYIQTATAKFYLALKVKLSPIEEQSSTTDEKENVAE